In Papaver somniferum cultivar HN1 chromosome 1, ASM357369v1, whole genome shotgun sequence, a genomic segment contains:
- the LOC113296460 gene encoding protein indeterminate-domain 2-like, with protein MPVDLENSSAMSVSTVSGEASVSSSGNQTGVAPASTVVKKKRNLPGMPDPNAEVLALSPKTLMATNRFVCEICNKGFQRDQNLQLHRRGHNLPWKLRQRTNKEIRKRVYVCPEPSCVHHDPTRALGDLTGIKKHFCRKHGEKKYKCDKCSKKYAVQSDWKAHQKTCGTKEYKCACGTLFSRRDSFITHRAFCDALAEEAAKVHTILPNSKPEEVVSISFVKPKAVVSSPPPPLSPLPLTPPPPPPPPAMDVLPEYDQIPELPKKSTGILQQIPPSTCVNGSTSSSSSSSNLSRSNGLFESIFSSSTMAGLQPQTSAFSNIICGMSHSDRPSNVATASGAEPTSLCLATNGGSTLFAPLGQDRHQYAPSPQPTMSATALLQKAAQMGAAATNASLLRGFGISNSSTGCEQEALNWSHPIDNEPGPPASGLGISHPCDGGGFPCDGASSLTELMMGPSSLFGQRPTTLDLLGLGLGVGGGGASKGGLSALITSIGGGGGGFDMATAAFGGGNLLERAWETDDRKTNTSSAALP; from the exons ATGCCGGTTGATTTAGAGAATTCGTCTGCTATGAGTGTTTCTACAGTTTCTGGAGAAGCTAGTGTTTCTTCATCTGGGAATCAAACAGGAGTCGCACCAGCTTCAACGGttgtaaagaaaaagagaaatctccctGGCATGCCTG ATCCAAATGCAGAGGTACTTGCTTTATCACCAAAAACACTAATGGCCACAAACAGATTTGTATGTGAGATCTGTAATAAAGGTTTCCAACGTGATCAAAATCTACAACTACATCGACGAGGTCATAATCTACCATGGAAACTTCGACAAAGAACAAATAAAGAGATACGGAAACGTGTTTATGTCTGTCCTGAACCTTCTTGTGTTCATCATGATCCAACTAGAGCATTAGGTGATCTTACTGGAATTAAGAAACATTTCTGTCGGAAACATGGGGAGAAGAAGTATAAATGTGATAAGTGTTCCAAGAAATATGCTGTTCAATCTGATTGGAAAGCTCATCAAAAAACTTGTGGTACTAAAGAGTATAAGTGTGCTTGTGGAACCCTTTTCTCCAG GAGGGATAGTTTCATAACACACAGAGCTTTTTGTGATGCCTTAGCTGAGGAGGCTGCTAAAGTTCATACAATTCTTCCCAATTCTAAACCTGAAGAAGTGGTTTCAATTTCATTTGTAAAGCCTAAAGCGGTtgtttcatcaccaccaccacctctatcacCTCTTCCGCTTACTCCTCCTCCCCCACCTCCTCCTCCAGCAATGGATGTGTTACCAGAGTATGATCAAATCCCAG AGCTACCAAAGAAGTCTACTGGAATCCTGCAACAAATTCCTCCGTCGACATGTGTTAATGGAAGTACTAGCAGTAGTAGCTCATCCAGTAATCTTAGTCGCAGTAACGGTTTGTTTGAGAGTATCTTTTCATCTTCGACAATGGCTGGTCTGCAACCCCAAACTTCTGCATTTTCTAATATAATTTGTGGGATGTCACACTCGGACCGTCCGAGTAATGTTGCAACAGCTTCAGGTGCAGAACCAACATCCCTCTGTCTGGCAACGAATGGCGGGTCGACATTATTTGCGCCTCTCGGGCAAGATCGTCACCAGTATGCTCCATCTCCACAACCAACAATGTCTGCCACTGCTTTACTTCAAAAGGCAGCACAAATGGGTGCTGCTGCCACTAATGCATCCTTGTTGCGTGGGTTTGGGATATCAAATTCATCTACTGGGTGTGAGCAAGAAGCTCTAAATTGGAGTCATCCGATCGATAATGAGCCTGGTCCTCCAGCATCTGGTCTTGGGATAAGTCATCCATGTGATGGGGGAGGTTTTCCATGCGATGGGGCATCCAGTTTAACCGAACTTATGATGGGTCCATCGTCGCTATTTGGGCAGAGACCTACAACTCTTGATCTTCTTGGGTTGGGACTAggtgtgggtggtggtggtgcctCTAAAGGTGGACTTTCCGCTTTAATTACAtcaattggtggtggtggtggtggttttgaCATGGCAACTGCAGCATTTGGAGGTGGGAATTTGTTAGAGAGGGCATGGGAGACGGACGACAGGAAGACTAATACCTCCTCCGCTGCATTGCCATAG